In a single window of the Salmo trutta chromosome 23, fSalTru1.1, whole genome shotgun sequence genome:
- the LOC115159557 gene encoding uncharacterized protein LOC115159557 has product MATSSPRFTWCDCRKHKIPVKDTHELCLHCLGIQHAKEAVLEYGKCPHCAKMDWSTCINRLTKVQEIMHRESQQRKHEAAQSEVQPKPETTSAPIKEPKPEENTVPTLPPHRLSASTPAHSSTMPVLFTILSPPPAQAGDNLSIPKGTFLSQLAIQQSADSTPSLSQSGSNMLTSSSCKRHSFSSSCSKRSKRSRSSHRRRRSPSSSSSSSDWSSDEDDSCPSGKGRRSQRESRQAVRSERRHGELVEVVQQAVQLQWAVLEKRIEALERRGAEAVVSFPTPAQTIHLHASIPLASTSSQEGNQRDLSCPVSEQLVTESMSGTIVKQEEEPSSISFALRPLSDGHREGEDASQSTEGPISKQDLLEAMELQSLIARAAKYLGIDFPSTPASPSPPDPTMVPEFEDLVQSFWPNPASSKPYRELFSKMYRLHDCQSPAYDQMPQVNCFMSAIFQAVKPTENKEAPVPAERWRFTETLVERMYQTAGMLAKTANYLRYLSDYQRRLLLEITEDCPAQRFMVALNELKLIGQFTLQLSSHQAELSGRVMAASVAIRRQVWMAKTNYTDSLKATVADLPFVVSHTFGVSSASGPSSTGMVCKQEPL; this is encoded by the coding sequence ATGGCAACTTCATCCCCAAGGTTCACGTGGTGTGATTGTCGCAAACACAAGATTCCTGTCAAAGATACCCATGAGCTGTGCCTGCATTGTCTGGGCATCCAGCATGCCAAGGAGGCTGTGCTGGAGTATGGCAAATGCCCACACTGTGCTAAGATGGACTGGAGCACCTGCATCAACCGCCTCACTAAAGTTCAGGAGATAATGCACCGCGAGAGCCAGCAGAGGAAGCACGAGGCAGCACAGTCTGAAGTTCAGCCCAAGCCTGAGACCACTTCAGCTCCCATCAAGGAACCAAAACCGGAAGAGAATACAGTCCCCACCCTGCCCCCACATCGGCTCTCTGCTTCCACACCAGCCCATTCCTCCACCATGCCAGTGTTGTTCACCATCCTCTCCCCACCCCCAGCGCAGGCAGGGGACAATTTGAGCATCCCAAAAGGCACTTTCCTCTCACAACTTGCTATTCAGCAGTCAGCTGACTCCACCCCATCCTTGAGCCAATCAGGTTCCAACATGCTGACCTCCAGCTCCTGTAAACGACACAGTTTCTCATCGTCCTGCTCCAAACGCTCCAAACGGAGCCGCAGTAGCCACAGGCGGAGacgctctccctcctcctcctcttcctcttcagaCTGGAGCTCTGATGAAGATGATTCCTGCCCCTCTGGAAAGGGAAGGAGGTCTCAGAGGGAGTCGCGGCAAGCTGTCCGGTCAGAGAGGAGGCACGGGGAGCTGGTGGAGGTTGTTCAACAAGCCGTCCAGCTACAGTGGGCTGTTCTGGAGAAGCGCATTGAGgctctggagaggagaggtgctgaGGCTGTTGTGTCGTTCCCCACTCCAGCCCAAACTATACATCTTCACGCCTCCATCCCTCTGGCATCCACCTCATCTCAGGAGGGCAACCAGAGAGATTTATCCTGCCCTGTCAGCGAGCAGCTGGTGACGGAATCTATGTCCGGTACCATTGTGAAGCAGGAAGAGGAGCCTTCCTCCATTTCGTTTGCCTTGAGACCTCTCAGTGATGGACACCGTGAAGGGGAGGATGCCTCTCAGTCAACTGAGGGTCCTATCTCTAAACAGGACTTACTGGAAGCTATGGAGCTTCAGAGCCTCATAGCACGTGCTGCCAAGTATCTTGGTATAGACTTTCCCAGCACACCAGCCAGCCCCAGCCCACCAGACCCCACAATGGTGCCGGAGTTTGAGGACCTGGTCCAGAGCTTTTGGCCAAACCCTGCCAGCTCGAAACCGTACAGGGAGCTGTTCTCTAAGATGTACAGGCTTCACGACTGCCAGTCTCCAGCGTATGACCAGATGCCCCAGGTCAACTGCTTCATGTCGGCCATCTTCCAGGCGGTGAAGCCCACAGAGAACAAGGAGGCGCCGGTGCCAGCTGAGCGATGGCGTTTCACTGAGACTCTAGTAGAGAGGATGTACCAGACTGCTGGCATGCTTGCCAAGACGGCCAACTACCTACGCTACCTATCAGACTACCAGAGGAGGCTTCTGCTGGAGATCACTGAGGATTGTCCAGCCCAGCGTTTTATGGTGGCCCTTAAcgagctgaagctcattggccaGTTCACCCTCCAGCTATCCTCCCACCAGGCTGAACTGTCTGGAAGGGTCATGGCTGCTTCTGTAGCCATCCGAAGACAGGTCTGGATGGCTAAGACCAACTACACAGACTCTCTGAAAGCCACTGTGGCTGACCTTCCATTTGTGGTCAGTCACACCTTTGGGGTTAGCTCAGCCTCAGGCCCTAGCTCAACTGGAATGGTGTGCAAACAGGAACCGTTGTAA